One part of the Lepeophtheirus salmonis chromosome 14, UVic_Lsal_1.4, whole genome shotgun sequence genome encodes these proteins:
- the LOC121128944 gene encoding ATPase family AAA domain-containing protein 2 — protein MGTTRRGCVFSTEEDEEDGGGISSTRRSRRRRRLPGITEETQDEEEGIEPQEVEEDEEGVESPPFYQNKRIRLSRSHIRRIARRKEEEKHEQMEFELRYSKDLRSRRRHSSYSCVTNSVSPRRNNQKRSLEENDNEEGTAHIHSRYLRTRHQKSLRESPDEEDEREEESEEEPVKSSKRKFKRKCSKPNGIKAFESEDEEIKDEEPLSTKYVKSSRSERNEEEKENSSYLENMSNKEALLNGVSDDKGSLSSENILRRSTRSRRSNQKYEISDASDGDIGRRSSLRNKEKKKLPIIEKNPPSSDQEEEEGDDDTEFEEKNEVKENHTNEVKKSSPVHQRPQRSRIPVNRLTYTSSSRRRLNGAPSNLARSSSEDEMKEVNKSQRRSSKYNMRVNRRATNRYSTGNGVSTRNSNRIAKSIHKKKISYGSDSDDSDSSTSSPSADESKFEKRKAKRMMIEKSKMMPLNMKKKDLEMALFKDRKKVGSSMADVSPMDLDLSVSFDSVRGINEHINSLKEMVIFPLLYPELFSKYEITPPRGVLFYGPPGTGKTLVARALASEISKEGKKVAFFMRKGADCLSKWIGESERQLRLLFDQAYLMRPSIIFFDEIDGLAPIRSSRQDQIHSSIVSTLLALMDGLDNRGEIIVVGATNRIDSIDPALRRPGRFDRELRFSLPTRNARKEILELHVKKWEPQLKEEVLDHLADSTIGYCGADLKGLCGEAALIALRRRYPQVYKTTEKLNVDFQKIQVVKEDFDKAIKNMIPSSHRIADQFQSPLPLHIRPLLNTVYAKICHDIDIIYPVDDAFRPRVLICADGVGHGQTTYLGPAILHHLERLPAQKLDIPALFSNSARTPEEALSQIIREAKRALPGILYIPHISKLWSTVSDTVHKTFLSMIHDIPPTAQLFILAISDDCYSDLPIEIQELFLNSHKEVFTMELPGEKERSEFFQPVFSGAVAPVTVIQSCHEEEEEETLTVVSSHSKQRKLTEKEEKKLRKKEEHRLRELRIFMRDVHMKIYREQKFFMFRSPVDLDEVYDYLDLITHPMDFDAMLVKLDNGEYQCAKDFLDDIDLIVDNAINYNSDLNYETNKIICHRATALRDFTYALVKQEMDTDFEEECREISERRKKLEEELKEYPKDTSEQPKPFHTTRHRTSRWSRGDCRKTKKKLSQSNDAEEAISSLDASNNAPCTSPVASTSEVNQNTTSTMIADDNNDLITTGIRIDTQKLQERKLELVKATKGFSVERLERVLARCLNIINSYMSESDRTQLPADLQVQIDIIKTQQQRILR, from the exons ATGGGGACAACGCGTCGAGGTTGTGTTTTTTCTACAGAAGAGGATGAAGAAGATGGCGGAGGAATTAGTTCCACTCGAAGAAGTCGTCGTCGCCGACGTCTTCCCGGCATCACTGAGGAAACCCAAGATGAAGAAGAAGGAATTGAGCCCCAAGAGGTAGAGGAGGACGAAGAAGGCGTTGAGTCTCCTCCATTCTACCAGAACAAAAg AATTCGACTTTCTCGATCCCATATTCGTCGAATAGCCCGgagaaaagaagaggaaaagCATGAGCAAATGGAGTTTGAACTACGTTATTCCAAAGATTTGAGGAGTCGAAGGAG GCACAGTTCTTATAGCTGTGTTACAAACTCTGTGTCTCCTCGTAGAAATAACCAGAAGCGCTCATTGGAAGAGAACGATAATGAAGAAGGAACAGCTCATATTCACTCACGTTATCTTCGTACTCGTCATCAAAAAAGTCTTCGTGAAAGTCCTGATGAGGAAGACGAAAGAGAAGAGGAGAGTGAAGAAGAACCAGTTAAATCTTCCAAACGTAAGTTCAAAAGAAAATGTTCCAAGCCTAATGGCATAAAAGCGTTTGAAAGTGAAGATGAGGAAATAAAGGATGAGGAGCctttatctacaaaatatgtGAAATCTTCACGGTCTGAGAGAAATGAGGAGGAAAAAGAGAATTCCAGTTACCTAGAAAATATGTCCAATAAAGAGGCTCTGCTCAATGGAGTATCTGATGATAAAGGATCTCTttcttcagaaaatattttaagaagaagcACTCGCTCACGTAGAAGCAATCAAAAATACGAAATTTCTGATGCGTCAGACGGGGATATCGGAAGAAGAAGCTCACTTAGAaataaggaaaagaagaaattacCCATAATAGAGAAAAATCCTCCATCCAGTGATCAAGAAGAAGAGGAAGGTGATGATGATACAG AGtttgaagagaaaaatgaagttaaagaaaatcatacaaatgaagtaaaaaaatcatctccTGTACACCAACGTCCACAAAGGAGCCGAATTCCTGTCAATCGCTTAACATATACCAGTAGCAGTAGACGAAGGTTGAATGGTGCACCCAGTAACTTAGCTAGAAGTTCTTCTGAAGATGAAATGAAAGAAGTCAATAAGTCGCAACGAAGAAGTTCCAAATATAATATGAGGGTGAATAGAAGAGCTACTAATCGTTATAGTACAGGAAATGGAGTCTCGACTCGTAATAGTAATAGAATTGCCAAGTccattcataagaaaaaaattagttatggTTCAGATTCTGATGACTCTGATAGTTCTACCAGTTCTCCCAGTGCTGATGAAAGTAAATTCGAGAAAAGAAAAGCTAAACGAATGAtgatagaaaaatcaaaaatgatgccattgaatatgaaaaagaaagatCTTGAAATGGCATTGTTTAAGGATAGGAAAAAAGTTGGCTCATCCATGGCCGATGTGAGTCCTATGGATTTAGATTTAAGTGTTAGCTTTGATTCGGTTAGAGGAATCAATGAGCACATTAACAGTCTCAAGGAAATGGTAATATTCCCTTTGTTGTATCCGGAACTTTTctctaaatatgaaataactcCTCCAAGAGGAGTATTATTTTATGGACCTCCTGGAACTGGAAAAACTCTAGTAGCCAGAGCATTAGCATCTGAAATATCCAAGGAAGGgaaaaaagttgcattttttaTGCGAAAAGGGGCCGATTGCTTAAGTAAGTGGATCGGGGAGTCTGAGAGACAATTACGACTTCTTTTTGATCAAGCTTATCTAATGAGGccttctattatattttttgatgaaattgatgGTCTTGCTCCGATTCGCTCGTCTCGACAGGAtcaaattcattcttcaattgTATCCACTCTCTTAGCACTAATGGATGGTCTTGATAATCGCGGAGAAATCATTGTCGTTGGTGCAACAAATAGAATTGATTCAATAGATCCTGCTTTACGTAGACCAGGAAGGTTTGATAGAGAACTGAGATTTAGCCTTCCAACTCGAAATGCACGGAAAGAAATATTAGAACTTCACGTTAAAAAATGGGAACCACAACTCAAGGAAGAAGTTTTAGACCATTTGGCTGATAGTACTATTGGATATTGTGGTGCAGATCTCAAGGGGCTTTGTGGAGAGGCTGCATTGATAGCTCTGAGAAGACGTTATCCACAGGTGTATAAAACAACGGAAAAATTAAACGTAGACTTTCAAAAGATACAAGTTGTCAAAGAGGATTTTGATAAAGCAATCAAAAACATGATCCCTTCCTCTCATCGAATTGCTGATCAATTTCAGTCTCCACTTCCACTCCATATTAGACCTCTCTTAAATACGGTTTACGCTAAAATATGTCAcgatattgatataatatatccaGTTGATGATGCATTTCGTCCCAGAGTTTTGATTTGTGCTGATGGAGTCGGGCATGGCCAAACAACGTATCTTGGTCCTGCTATTTTACATCACCTTGAAAGACTTCCGGCTCAGAAATTAGATATTCCTGCTCTTTTTTCTAATAGTGCTCGAACTCCTGAAGAAGCTTTATCACAGATTATTCGAGAGGCTAAAAGAGCTCTTCCAGGAATTTTGTACATCCCTCACATTTCTAAGCTTTGGAGCACAGTCTCTGATACTGTTCATAAAACGTTCCTTTCTATGATTCATGATATTCCACCCACTGCTCAACTTTTTATTCTCGCCATTAGTGATGACTGCTACTCAGATCTGCCTATTGAAATTCAGGAACTCTTTTTGAATTCTCATAAGGAAGTGTTTACTATGGAACTGCCAGGAGAGAAAGAAAGATCTGAATTCTTTCAGCCTGTTTTTTCTGGAGCTGTTGCTCCCGTAACTGTTATTCAATCATGCcatgaagaggaagaagaagagaCTTTAACAGTTGTTTCTTCACATTCGAAGCAACGAAAGTTGACGgaaaaagaggagaaaaaacttcgaaaaaaagaagaacaccGTCTTCGAGAATTAAGGATATTCATGAG GGATGTTCATATGAAAATATACCGTGAACAAAAGTTCTTTATGTTCAGATCTCCTGTCGACTTAGATGAG GTATATGATTATTTAGATTTAATCACACATCCTATGGACTTTGATGCCATGTTAGTTAAGTTAGATAATGGTGAATATCAATGTGCCAAGGATTTTCTTGATGATATTGATTTGATAGTTGATAatgcaataaattataatagtgaTTTGAACTATGAAACGAATAAGATCATTTGCCATAGAGCTACTGCCCTTCGAGACTTTACTTATGCTCTTGTAAAACAAGAGATGGATACAGACTTTGAGGAAGAATGCCGTGAAATTTCGGAGAGACGCAAAAAGTTAGAAGAGGAGTTAAAGGAATATCCCAAGGATACGAGTGAGCAGCCAAAGCCATTTCATACTACCAGACACCGTACCTCGCGCTGGTCACGTGGTGACTGTcgaaaaactaagaaaaaactTTCCCAGTCCAACGATGCAGAAGAAGCTATATCCTCTCTTGATGCATCGAACAATGCTCCTTGTACAAGTCCTGTAGCATCAACATCGGAAGTCAACCAAAACACTACTTCTACTATGATCGCTGATGACAATAATGATTTAATCACTACCGGTATCAGAATTGATACTCAAAAGCTTCAAGAACGAAAACTTGAACTTGTTAAAGCTACCAAAGGCTTTTCTGTTGAGAGATTGGAACGAGTGTTAGCTAGAtgcttaaatattataaattcctACATGTCTGAGTCTGATAGAACTCAATTACCTGCGGATCTCCAAGTCCAAATAGATATAATCAAGACTCAGCAACAACGCATTcttagataa